A stretch of DNA from Cryptomeria japonica chromosome 4, Sugi_1.0, whole genome shotgun sequence:
TCTATTCTACGTAGTCGTGGCTAGACACACAGATGCGATTCTACCTTTCACAGACGCACTTAGACAACACAGATGCGATTAtgacagacacagacacgtttctgtaaaatttgtacaattttttccaatctatgaagtcgtttttgttgtgaccaaatctgaatgttttactattttttcgtgacaagaggacatagtgttgatgaagacccaatgtttgtaagtgtttagactccaaaatgactccaataaaaagtgtgttgtttgatgtaaaattattttgcatacacttgaagacacaaaagacacaatgttttactgtttggtcttgaatgtttgaatgtttaaaataagtcaagcacaattcttatggctagccacgacaatagttgttgatcccacatggggttttaccctcgaggctacactattcagagcagatacttagatgcttgacctcactggctccaccctcagcactcacttcttgggttagccaagcatcaatccccatgaaaactccccatggcgaactttgtatctctactaagaaccgtatgtgtgtgggccgctaccagaggttcaacctcctgccccaacaactagaaggatttgggcttctaaaacaaaaatgtgctagtaagggcatccacttgtgtggccatacatgtggcactttcagctctgtaaatccagaaggctcccagccggtaggggttacgccctacaaatgatcaaataaatttgatcaaacgggtttatggggagacatagtgtcggtatgaactaatcagcacacattatccatagttttcaccatgaatacatttgtttatagtggttctgaagaggtgggttttcctcgctaccacttgggtcgttctcttctcactaggagtcctaatgaccacacgggaagacaggccctctaaagattaaacaaaaagagcctattgctcaagacacaaaagacaatgattcaattttagtgcaccaatggaagtgtttgctagtctatgaaaacaaggcacacaataaaaatccaaaaaacccttgccaaggacctgcaacaaaaagttgttagtagcttgggttgtttcaaataatcaccccttcctgcaagcacacaagttaggtaaactttaaaacccaaaagactttgcgaaaataggggccttcaaccaaatgattttgctttcaagacaagctgcaccaatttcgttagctagatctgaaaatgttagctcaaaataaaccagatctgaaaccctaaatgccaAATCCGAAAACTAAAATAAGAAAAACCCAAATttttttgaaactggtgaacacagacacgCTTACCCTAAACACAGACGTGACTTACCTACGTAGACGCGGTTCTGAGTGACACAGATGCGGCTCCAGAATGCAGATGCATCTTATGGGCATAGACGCAGCTAAAAATTTCACAGATGTggcttcatgacataaacacgatttttgaaacctgcaaaacaaaagatCACTGACAACACAGACATGGTCCGAAAGTGTGCAaatgcgaaaataccaaaaatgttgtcaaaaatgtcagatctgcaacttcaaaacacaaaatctgcaacaaagaggttaaatacaaagggacaagagtcccaccgggcgtgccaaaatgtttatggtgaaaatggataacaataataacaatattgaaagactaaatgaattcaaccaccaaaccctagcctaacaacaacaaagatccaccataacatatgaagattacctaagacaatgcaaatcaaatgaaatcacaaagattataccatcacatgtccaatagggttttgatctccgtttttcctatctccattgatcttgcttgatatatttgctctcagattttatgtgcacaagagctcaacaaagaacgaaatgtggttacaagtaggatcatagtgtagtcaagtccttaagattagcgattagggtttgataatgaaggaaacatctccttatatagaagacactatatgaaatggagagataagattgagaggtgtaaaaaggaggtcggctatgattagagggtaggtagtgtaggaattaagagatgaatgacatgtgtcatgtgtagaaaaaggctaatgaattaattaaataaataaagatttatttaattaatagaagaagtgggatcaattaaataaataaatatttatttaatttaggaaaaggataatttaaataaataaatgtatttatttaaatgagaaataaggctagaagaggataaatgaattaattaaataaataaagatttatttaattaatagaagaattaggcttagataattaaataaataaaatatttatttaattagacatgacaattttgggtgtctacaataggtAGATTCAATTTTATGATTAGGGTTACAATATCATATAGAAATGGATTTAGGTTATGGTTATAgatagaattatggttaggattagggttaggtttaaagaAAAAATTGGGGTTAGGATTTGAATTATAGTTAGATTTAGCTTTACAATAAGTATTAGGATTTAGTTAATAAATAGATTCAAGATCATTGCAATAGGCTTGCGAATATTTGATGTTCTCCTcataataactaaaaataattGATGTAAAAGTATTGTAAATCTTTGATGTGCTTCTCAtatatgctttctttttttcttctcaTCTATGATTTCACATTTTAAGATGCATAATATGACAATCTTACATTGATTAAAGTAGTTCATAAGATAAATCCATATACTCTCTAAGTTAGTAATACATGACTCTTCTAAGTATAGATTGTTATAAATCCATATActgatctgatgttaggatctatgactgttgcacgTGTATGATTAACTATTATAACGATAAAATAGAAGGTCTTAAAAACGTAATTACATGCTTAAAGAAACACAACAATAATAAAGTGATGAATTTAACTAAAGAGAGAAGACAGGAACACgagttgataacggagttcaccaaTATGGTTACGTCTCCGGGTCCCTCTCCAACAGAGTGaccgatccttgattatgctccaatAGTGGTTACAAGGCCTTCAACTGGACAAAGTTCCAAGTCTCTGATtacaaagagttacaaagttctcctCCTTCAAGTGCAACAGTATGAATCTCCTCTGATGCACAAAGTTGAACACTCAAACTCTCCAAGAAAATTCTCTCACAACTCACCACCAACTCAAACTCCTAAGCTACCCCCTTTTATACACATTTTTTGCCAAATTTGATTCATAaccatatgatttttgaaaatctaccctatctcccatttacaacaataaatcttCAAAAATCCCCTTTAAACAACATTAAAATCTTTTAAGAATAATCATAGCCCGTTAAAAATATGTCTTGATAATATATTTgggtttatatgttttattttagaGGGGCTCGAGCTTGACCCGAGACCTCCAATTTCGGCCTTATCCCAACGTGCTTCTTTAAATAACTTATTTGCTATTTAAATGTCGAATTTATCGCATGCCTTAATGGTTTAGAGCCATCTGCGGGAGCTAGGAGGTCGGGGGTTCAATTCTCATGCATCTCCTTTTAGCGATTTGCTAGTCATTAAAACAAACCGGCCTCCTATATTAGTCAGCGGTGATCTCGCGGTTGAGTGGTGGAGCAAAGACCTTGTATGTGGCTGATCACGGGATCAAACCCCATAAATATCCTTTTTGGTAACCGTTACCAAAACTGTTGGAGCGTTGTGAATTTTTGGTGGAAAATATATCCACCTGGATCAATCCTCCCCATTGGAGAGCTTTTGGACCTCTGAAAGCTTGATTACTCAGAAAGTAAGTGAGGATACAACTCCCTCACTCTTTCAACCTCCATCCATTGTGCTTTGCCAGGATGCATTCCTTTACGTCCTACTTTAAGGTACTCAATAGCACCTCTTTTTGAAGATCTGAGATTTCTGTCAAGAATGACATCCTCTGGCAGCTCTGACATATACTTAGGTGAAAGGTCATCAACTGATGGGACCTGAACATTAGCCTCATCATCCAAAATCATTGGAGGCTCGTACAACTTCAGGTTTTCTACATTTACAACTGAGTAAATTTTCATATATGGAGGAAGATTAAGGCAAAAGGCATTGGTACCAATCTTTTCCAAGATCTCAAAGGGACCATATCTGAAAGGCTTAAGCTTTTTACCTTCACCTTGCATCCTTTCCTTGCTGATATGTAACCAAACGCGGTCGCCAACTTGAAAATGATGATCTATGCGATGCTTGTCATGTCGAGCCTTgtatttggcttggctcttctccaaCTGTGCTTCTACTGCCTGATGGATTGCTTGGACCTTCTGGATGAACTTTAAAGCCCTTTCTGCATCATGGCGTCCATCTATAACATCGTCCTTTCCAAAAGCAAAGTCCATTGGTGTCTTTGGCAAATAGCCGAAGCAAGTCTCAAAAGGAGACCTCTTTGTAGAAGAATGTGCTGCATGGTTGTAAGCATGTTGCACATAATGAAGATTCTCATCCCACAACTTAGGATGCTTGCTACAGTAACCTCTAAGCAGATGAACAACTGTCCTGTTGACTACCTCTGTCTATCCGTCAGTCTGCGGATGGAAGGCTGTACTCTTCTTCAGCTTGGTGTCCATGAGTCCCCACAAAGATGTCCAAAATTCCCCTAAGAATCGAGAATCTCGATCTGATACAATAGAAGTAGGTAACCCAAAATGAACCCATACAAATTGGAAGTACATATGAGCTGTTAGTTCAGCAGTGACCTATTTCTTACAAGGCATTAGAATACACATTTTGCTGAATCGATCAacaacatacaaataatcatgtccCTTCCTAGACATAGCTAAACCTCCCACAAAGTCCATAGACACACTTTCCCATGGATGGGATGGTACAGGTAATGGTGTGTACAAACCCAATTTCCTGTTACTTGGTTTGCTGGTTGCACACATTACACATCCCTTTATATACTTTGTAATAGTTTCCTGCATACGAGGCTAGTAACAATACTTCTGTAACTGAACCAATGTTTTACTTACCCCGAAATGCCCTGCAATCAAAGACGTATGTGCTTCTCGAATCACCTGTGCCTGCTCATCTTTAGGAATACACAATTTACCCAAGTGGTACAACAAGTTATCCTACACATAGTAATCTTTTTCTTCTACGTGTTTACCCTTGATTAGAGCTACATATATGTCCTTAAAGTTCTCATCATTAGCATATTGTTCCTGAAAACTTTCACGAACCATGGAACTATTTTTAAGGATTATCAAAgcattcttaactggaggcctagagagcatatCTGCTACTTTATTATGGGCACCCTTCTTATACTTAATGACCaaatgaaattgttgaagaaaacCCATCCACCTAAAATGCCTACTTTGTTGCAGTTTAGACTGTGAGTGCAAATACTGAAGTGGCTGATGATCAGTGTGGATTATAGTTTCTTTGCCCATTAAGTAGTGTTTCCATTTCTTAACACTCTGAACTAAAGCATAAAGTTCCTTATCATAAGTGGGATAGTTACTTACTGCTCCTGAAAAAGTTTCAGAGTGGTAGCAGACTGGTTTACCTCCTTGCATGAGTACAACTCCCATGGTAAACCCGCTAGCATCTATCTCGatctcaaatggttgatgtaaatcTGGTAAAGCCAGAACTGGTGCAGTGATCAACTTTTCCTTCAAAGTGTCAAAAGCCTTCTGTTGTGGACCTCCCCACTGAAAAGTTGCCTTTGTACTGGTCAATGTGTGCAATGATGAAGCAATAAAAGAGAAGTTTGCAAAGAACTTCCTTCAGTACTGAACTGCACCTAAAAAACTCCTGACTTCTATGACTGTACTTGGCTTAGGCCATTTTAAAATACAATCGACCTTCGCAGGGTCTACTTTTAGTTGACCA
This window harbors:
- the LOC131874975 gene encoding uncharacterized protein LOC131874975, which encodes MDFAFGKDDVIDGRHDAERALKFIQKVQAIHQAVEAQLEKSQAKYKARHDKHRIDHHFQVGDRVWLHISKERMQGEGKKLKPFRYGPFEILEKIGTNAFCLNLPPYMKIYSVVNVENLKLYEPPMILDDEANVQVPSVDDLSPKYMSELPEDVILDRNLRSSKRGAIEYLKVGRKGMHPGKAQWMEVERVRELYPHLLSE